Sequence from the Mytilus galloprovincialis chromosome 10, xbMytGall1.hap1.1, whole genome shotgun sequence genome:
TACATCCGAAactcttttaaaaacaaatgcacaATTTTAAATAGATACAAATTCAATGAGATGATGTAATATGTAAGTCCAATATAAATAACTACGGTTCCTATGTCTGTATACACTTGAAAGGGTAGATACAACGATTAAGATATAAATGATATCTTTTCTACCAAGGAAAAGATCGATTTCATTGAGTcaaaactcctctgaaaccatacaaagttgaaaagttttgtaaactgacGTAAAAATGTAGTGTTTTGAACTTCCTGAATTgtctttgaaacattttttttctcattatagAAAGCGcctatttattttagaaaatatccaaattcggaTAGCGTTATAGATCGGTCTTATACGCTTTTGCGCATTCTCAATAgactttcattttatttttcatcataTTTAGATGTGATTTTGTCAAGTGTTACTCATTTTGATCACCTTCGGTAATGTAAAAGGATTTAACGTACCTCATAAGGTTATTGAgttaaaaggataaaaaaaatgaatatcacaCTTTTGTGGGTATCTTGTagtcaataaataaatcaacagaTATCCAATAATGAAAATTAAGATGGGCAATTGTGGAAAAAGAAATAGCCTaagaatacaaattatcaatactGCTCACCTGCAGTGTTCGTTCTGATATTTGCAAccataattaaacagatatacaAGTTACAGTTGACAATAAAGTATGATTAATAAAGTTAAATGATTGTAAAATATTTACCTCAGCATTTTCTATCCGACATTTCGTATCTTTGGATATATAGAAATTTTCTCCAAACACTGATATGTAGTTACAGGCTCGGATTCCAGTGTCACACAATGAATCATTTGACATGTCTGTTGCAACAACAGGCGGTGCAGTCATGTTAACACTTGtaaatgcgactgtcatataagtgagagtcttcgctatctataaaaccaggttcaatccaccattttctacataagaaaatgcctgtaccaagtcagaggATTGGAGCGCCACTGTTACATTTTATGTAAGTCTTAGACGAAACGCATGCccggcatatatatacaaaataccaGTCTGGTATCTCTAATAAATTTCGATGcgaagaattttgaaataaaaatataagtacTTACCTTTAGGTATAGCATTATCCAGTAATATAGGGTTTCCATTATAAAGTATAACTTTTCCGTTGTCATCAAACTCCACTTGCAGATATCCGAGGTATTTAGCAAAGGCATAATCGTGTTCTACTAAAACGTCGTCACCATTATTGTAAATGACAACCTTGAGGTAAAAATCTACTGGGTCTTCGTTGGAAGGCGGTTTGCCtaaatattaagaaaaacaatatttgtaaggtattcattttgatatattaGAATGCTTACAAAAACAATTTTGCGCATGCCTTCAGGtttcataccaccaattactctctcaaatttagaacgtattgTAGCAATAacgtgaaagtaggcctactcagacacaaaatagtgcatttgatgtcattgtttacttaaactagctaacaaattggcagaaatgaaacttttggtgaaagagaaatatattaataccagtttgagctaaaatttacttgtttatgagtttgcattcaaaattgagtattaatgcactccatagtatactaatttaagatttccagaaaaccaggggttatttttagtagtacctctattcggaagaccttttcttttttatatgattttaaacatctgttgaaaataGGCATgaagaaagctgatacatgtactattcaggatatacctggtttctatggagttaaacttaaggtaaaatatttagaaagctgtcaaaattgtaaaatttggttgaacagatagggactttttattggtggtatgacaccttcaTAATaaaaatcctggtatctatggtgaatTTATGAAGAACGAACTTGGATACTCATTTTCTATTTTGTTCTTCGGTTAGGCTCCTCATATTTTTGTTCCAATGAATCATATAAGAAAAGATGTATTCGCTTGAAATGTAATgatatttgtatattaattatgATACTTCTCTATCCCCACTGCAAATTTGATTGTTGTAATTTATGagacttttttttgtgtttcaaTTGACTTTGTATTTCCGCCTTAGACCATAAACTGTCAAAACCATTACCTCCTCTATCAAACCGAAGTATGTTCAATGATCTGTACATTAACTCCGATAACAATACTGGTTATAATAtgataataagaagatgtggtagatATCTAAATGTTCACAAGAAAACGTTCTGTAATTGTATTGACCGCAGAAACTAAAACATTACCAAAATTAccattttaatgtttatattatttgctCTTTGGCTTTTAACACACTGTTTTGGTATGAAAACGTATTAGCAAATCTTACAACTAAATACCATTGGTAACATATGGAAATATCAAACACAGGCACTTTCGGAATAATTCATGACCATTAATTATAACTACAATGTATTTACAAACCATACATGATATTTATAAATACCATATACATTGAAATATTACACATATAAGTATTCctgtatataaaaatgtatttgtatgaCCACCAACAACAATATCGATATCTTCCACTTGAAGTGTTATTTTCTTGTCAACATTAAATCCGGCATGTCCGAGAGCTATGCTTTTATTCACTCCTTGGTTTTTAAGCATGGTGACCTGTGTCTGGATGGATGTGACTTCGTCAAAAAACACCaaattacctgtacataaacaATGGATATATAACATACTATTGTACTTGAATGCATGATTAACAAATGATTAtatttgctaattgttgaaggcggAAACGGtgatttttatttgttcatttctgtgtcagaTGGTCTGGAGTCTCAGACcatatcttctttatatatatatatatattatacaaatatagccttgtatgaggtcgatacaaggatatattgacctgaaagaagtatattgactgaggacgaagtccgaggtcgatatacttctttgggtcgatatatcctgtattgtcCTTATACAACTgtaggctatatttgttatattattaatttccgaccatgtttgtatcaaaatcgtcatttaggtttgttggaactttatagatattacattgtctccttgacaataacaacatattagttgttatttcatttacttttttttttagacatcttatgtatttgaagattttttttttgtcaaattatcgatcacagatatcatttgtttcaaaacgttaaacaatatcctgaaattcattacatgacgtcacaaagtatatcggtttttagatattctaaaaataactgtgcaatatgctttttgccggtcaatatgctttttgctatccgccgttttctctctaccttcgaaaatatagtttaacatgtgactatccctaaacgaatcaaatttgttaaaatatacgaattaataatatatatatatatatccgttAAACttcattaaaatacaataaaagcAAACAGATTTCTTTTGATTGAGttcagccatttcaattgatatttcatagtgtgtctttctatattgTGATTTTACAGTATTGTTCCAGGCAAGTATGAAGGTAAGTACCTATTAAAATtcttaaacccgctgcattttgcacctgtcctaagtcaggaacctgatgttcagtggttatcgtttgttgatatggttcataagtgtttcccgtttctcgttttttttatatagattagatcgttagttttcctgtttgaatagttttacacttgcCAATTTTGTGGCCCGTTATAGCTTTCTGCTTGGTGTGAGCGAattctctgtgttgaagaccgtgcgttgacctataatggtttacgttcACAAATTGTagcttggatagagagttgttcgttggctctcataccacatcttcttatatctagaaaAATTAAAGAAGTATATGAAGATTGTATCATAATCGTTATAACACATCTATGATAAACGATCTGATTTGTGCTTGATTTTACTAGTGGGAAAAACACTGTTGATTCATAATGTTTGTCCgaatcttttttatatacatttcgaAGAATAGTTTTGTACCTGTACAGGATAGTATAGGTGTATCTTTTGTTGTGTAACCGACAATGCCGATTTGTTTGCCATCTACGTCTATTATAACACTTTTAAGAAACTTGTTTTAAATCAAAGGCTCTCCAGATGTATCGATGTTACAGCTAAGAATTTTAAAATCACTGTTTTCTACAAGCAGCAAGAGGCCTTCAATGCCATCATCGAATTCATGGTTTCCTAGAGCCTGTAAGCATGATAAAAGATGAATTTGTATATGAAAAAGGTTTCAGCAGTTTAGTAAAAACTGTATGATTCATATTAGATTTAGAATATTGACAGGTTTGTgatctatataaatatagttcTGCCATTTTGATAAGCAAGCAAATAtaacaaaactttatttaaatgaCTAACATGCCTATGAAACTCATAACTGTTTGAACATaaataaatagcaaaaaaaaaacgaaatcaaGTAAAATTGAAACCGTATCGTCCCTTAGCTAATGGTAAAaacgaaagctcaaacacatcaaacgaattgaaaacaaatgtcatattcctgatttggtacattTGGATTAATACATTGCAAAAAATGCTTTATTATAACGAGAAACCCATACCAGTCCCGAGGGCCGAAGGTCCCGATGGCTGATATTGGtcgaaattttataaataaacaatctTGTCTCATGAcacataaaattataaatattctaaaaatatgttCTGAACTAATGTTACCACTCCTGTGTATTGATCTGTAATTATCTAACATTAATTCGATGCTGGAGACATCACTGTTTTTGTTGTGACATAATGATGTATAATTTGAACAAATGTTACCACTTAATGTTAAGTTATGTATTaatctgtttatcatattctttTAACAAAATCAGCATGATATGTCAGGGGACAATCATTTGATTCTGAGGTGAGGTCCGGCAGATCTTAGTAATACATAGTGTAGCCCCCAATCTAGATTAAAATAAATAGTCTTGTCTTATcacacatgaaaaaaaaatctggccCTATGCACATTTTTGTAATCATTTACAAAGGTATCCATTATAAACAGAAAATCCGGAATGAAATATTATCAGTTGTTGTTTTGAGGGATTTGCAgtgaataaactcattatagataccaggatgaaaACTTTATATgaacgccaggcgcgcgttttgtcttcaaacgactcatcagtgacgctcgaaaaaagtgttaaaaagtcaaaataaagtacgaaattgaagagcattgagtaccaaaCAATccaaaaagttttgtcaaatacagctaatgttatTACTGAGGTGAAAAcgcttagtatttcaaaaaatcaaagttttgttaacagttaatttataattatgaacatatccaTGCTAACTTAAGTCGACATAaaggtgctgactactgggctggtgtaaTTGGGTAATTAAAACTTCATCAGCAGTGGGATCAATCCAGTGATTGtgaataatctcatcatagataccaggattatttcTGATCACGGAGTTCTGGTCAGGTTTAAACGGATACCTAAAATTGAGTTATAACAGTTACATAGTACAAAGTTTACCTTTTTTTCGGACTCGTTTGTATCTTAAAAACGTTggattaaagatttttttgtaaatgctGTGAGGCCAAGActagcaaaaatatgaaaatatacaacacaaagaattaaaaaattgaatatctaaaaaatattGCTCTGTTCGATGAGTAATACCAGAAAAAACAATCAAGTGCAGCTATACGGAATACTCGCGGTATGATTAACCTTGTGTTACAAACAGATTTGGTCATACAATGTATGGAGATATTTGCCAAATTGAGTCTGCTTATTCTTTTCCTAAATAAACAGATATTTACTTTTTTGGTTTATGCTCCGATCTTTCATACATGGATCGATATTTAGGTATTTGGTGGTAGTTCTTGCCAATTGTGAAGGAACATTTGTTCACTTACAGTTTATGTCTGGTGTAAACATCCCACTAACATCATACACCATTACATCATTCGTCCGGTgctatttaggagataactgtattgtattttaagctccgacggcatcaaatggggatttgatggtcgcaaattaagtttactggcgacgcgttagcgaaGACAGTAAActggtatttgcgaccatcaaatccccaattgatgccgtcggagcttgaaatacaatattgttatctccattctaaagaaactgacagaaaataacgttaaaacacgtatttaaaatttgtcatatgccgtctgcgcttgcgcgtacgtcccattacatcaattgtcaattgatgccatgtaagtaagtgacgttatccaatcaaaatgaacgttacacacgttgttgcattagaatacaccatacacgttacacatttgcaccatacaccttacacattgcACCATAATGTAGAAAGTGTGCGActacaaaattattatttatttattgaaaaacatgaaTTTTGATCAATATTGTAAATAAGTGTATACAATTAAAAAATCAGTTCTTATCAGTATTTTGCATAGCTTTAAATGTCGTACACTATttattcacaccattcccgatcgcatGTTACACCATAACACCATACACCACACCACCGTACACCTTCTACCATtgcaccatacaccattacaccatactcGTGTTTTAGGAAGTTTACACAATCTAAAGGCTGTGAGTACAATTTTCAGTTGTTTTGACGGATTATGGCATTCAAATTACTTGCAATCAACAGCGGATGATAAAACAATAGATATTCAGTTCATTAAGATGAAAACAGTgaacaaaaaaaagtttgtataGTTCCAAATTCTGTAAAACACGCACCATGTAtcgtttttttatgatttattttggCGTTTTTTTTAGAGTATTAATTGAAAACAGGTAACTGAAAATGAACTGCTCTTTTATGAAATAAAGAGGAAAATTTGTATATGAAGCTTTAACAGAATTGCGGACATAACAATGACAAAGTGGTGAAATTCTTCAGCCAATGCCACATATAATGTGTTGCTGTTGTATAAAACGATGCGTCAGTTTCGCTCTGGTTTTGTCTGAATGTAGATGACCTGTAGGGCAAATTGCCAAACTGATAAATGATTCCAAGACATGTATCGTTCCACAATATGCAGATATCAAGTCAAAATATGGCAGCTAAAAATCGCTACGAATATATTCAACAGAAAATTAACACATCCACCCCAACTAATAAATTCATCAATTTTATATTGACAAAAGACTGGGTTTTgtaaaacaacatgaacaagagGATAAAAATGTGTTTACATAAACATGACGTAGCTAAAAGGTGTATTCCGTAAAAATCACATTCCGTCTGTCACGAAGGATAAATATAGTTTCTTTCACACCACATCGTTGACTAAATCACTTATTTAATCGTGATACCTATCTTCTTTAactttacaattttaaaaatttaattatcaaGACTGTATAAATATTGTAATTAACAGGTAACAAGATCTGTTTTAACGTAATTCTTTGAAGGAGcttgttttatttttggtttatgagttttcaacagtttttttttttttaccttaatttgTATCTTCACAGTTGATTTTTTCTATTAGAACACAGGTAAACAACTGTTTCCAAAATAACCAATGTTATAAAGAAAAGAGCAACTATAACATTCCAAATGTATATGGTTGAACATTATGCTGACTGGTATGTTAAATCCGCGTATGGCGTGTCAAAGTTTATAAAACTTATCAGAACTTGTACAAATGCACACAGAATTAGAAATgtattattttacaaaacatCGTTTTAAAATTAGAATACAGTGTAAGTTATATGTAAGTTTACATTCGGGCTACGAGATTCTAATATTCACATTTACTATTTCATCGTAAATTTTGCTTTGATTTATAATGATATGCTGACTTAGATTTGATAACAAGGATCAAGCATATTACAAAAGTGTAATCTTAATGTtgtaacatatttttataaatctgAGAAATGCCATTAATATAATAATGTGATTAACTacaaatgaattattttatttgcacacacccataatatatatataaacgagtctaaattaaaaactacgttcaaacctatgattgcgttagataaaaaacgcaatttttatacgtgtgg
This genomic interval carries:
- the LOC143049598 gene encoding LOW QUALITY PROTEIN: 5'-nucleotidase-like (The sequence of the model RefSeq protein was modified relative to this genomic sequence to represent the inferred CDS: substituted 1 base at 1 genomic stop codon), which gives rise to MVYDALGNHEFDDGIEGLLLLVENSDFKILSCNIDTSGEPLIXNKFLKSVIIDVDGKQIGIVGYTTKDTPILSCTGNLVFFDEVTSIQTQVTMLKNQGVNKSIALGHAGFNVDKKITLQVEDIDIVVGGHTNTFLYTGILICVIFQCKPPSNEDPVDFYLKVVIYNNGDDVLVEHDYAFAKYLGYLQVEFDDNGKVILYNGNPILLDNAIPKGMH